In one Inquilinus sp. Marseille-Q2685 genomic region, the following are encoded:
- a CDS encoding SDR family NAD(P)-dependent oxidoreductase, with the protein MTEADAFRLDGEVALVTGASRGIGAAAARALAARGAAVALTARSAGEIDGLARELRDAGGRAVAIAGDIGDVAWAGTLVRQAAEALGAPTILVNNAGMVGPIGRLLDCDPADWARNVTVNLLGAYAVLRAVLPGLVARGGGTVVNVSSGAAENAYEGWSAYCAGKAGLAMLARSLHLEYGGQGIRAFGFRPGTVDTRMQGEIRASGINPVSQMPREAHAPPEHPARVIAWLCGPEAQDLVGRELTIRDPELRRRVGLPSGGLPS; encoded by the coding sequence ATGACCGAAGCTGACGCGTTCCGCCTGGACGGGGAGGTGGCCCTGGTCACCGGGGCCAGCCGCGGCATCGGCGCCGCGGCGGCGCGGGCGCTGGCGGCCCGGGGGGCGGCGGTGGCGCTGACCGCCCGCTCGGCCGGGGAGATCGATGGCCTCGCCCGCGAGCTGCGCGACGCCGGCGGCCGGGCCGTCGCCATCGCCGGCGACATCGGCGACGTCGCCTGGGCCGGCACGCTGGTGCGGCAGGCGGCCGAGGCGCTGGGCGCCCCGACCATCCTGGTCAACAACGCCGGCATGGTCGGGCCGATCGGGCGGCTGCTCGACTGCGATCCCGCCGACTGGGCCCGCAACGTCACGGTCAACCTGCTCGGCGCCTACGCCGTGCTGCGCGCGGTGCTGCCCGGCCTGGTGGCGCGCGGCGGCGGCACCGTGGTCAATGTCAGCTCCGGCGCCGCCGAGAACGCCTATGAGGGCTGGAGCGCGTATTGCGCCGGCAAGGCCGGGCTGGCGATGCTGGCCCGGTCGCTGCACCTGGAATATGGCGGCCAGGGCATCCGCGCCTTCGGCTTCCGCCCGGGCACCGTCGACACCCGTATGCAGGGCGAGATCCGCGCCTCCGGCATCAACCCGGTCAGCCAAATGCCGCGCGAGGCGCATGCCCCGCCGGAGCATCCGGCCCGGGTCATCGCCTGGCTGTGCGGGCCCGAGGCGCAGGACCTGGTCGGCCGGGAGCTCACCATCCGCGACCCGGAGCTGCGCCGCCGGGTCGGTTTGCCATCGGGGGGGCTGCCGTCATGA
- a CDS encoding HAD family phosphatase: protein MLVIFDCDGVLIDSEVIFCAIDSEALARLGHAVAPSEIARRFCGTPHHVAWSTLAAELGFTVEERMIEEIRAESARRFVTELRAIPGAAEAVAAAAGLGHPACVASSTGLPNLRRNLEIAGLLPRLDPHVFSASQVARGKPAPDVFLYAASQMGADPADCLVIEDSIHGVTAARRAGMKVVGFTGGGHADPELGQRLRAAGAGRTFATMPEIADWLAAGAPPPRYNLGEVLKPAPGAGAPGPRRPAPRR, encoded by the coding sequence ATGCTGGTGATCTTCGACTGCGACGGCGTGCTGATCGATTCGGAAGTGATCTTCTGCGCCATCGATTCCGAGGCGCTGGCCCGGCTGGGCCACGCGGTGGCGCCGAGCGAGATCGCCCGGCGGTTCTGCGGCACGCCGCACCACGTGGCTTGGAGCACGCTGGCGGCGGAGCTGGGCTTCACCGTCGAGGAGCGGATGATCGAGGAGATCCGGGCGGAGAGCGCCCGGCGCTTCGTCACCGAGCTGCGCGCCATTCCCGGCGCCGCCGAGGCGGTCGCGGCCGCCGCAGGCCTGGGCCACCCGGCCTGCGTCGCCTCCTCCACCGGCCTGCCGAACCTGCGCCGCAACCTGGAGATCGCCGGGCTGCTGCCGCGGCTCGACCCGCATGTGTTCTCGGCCAGCCAGGTGGCGCGCGGCAAGCCGGCGCCGGACGTCTTCCTCTACGCCGCCTCGCAGATGGGCGCCGACCCGGCGGACTGCCTGGTGATCGAGGATTCAATCCACGGCGTCACCGCCGCCCGCCGGGCCGGCATGAAGGTGGTCGGCTTCACCGGCGGCGGCCATGCCGACCCCGAGCTGGGGCAGCGCCTGAGGGCGGCCGGCGCCGGCCGGACCTTCGCGACGATGCCCGAGATCGCGGACTGGCTGGCGGCGGGGGCCCCGCCGCCGCGCTACAACCTGGGCGAGGTGCTCAAACCAGCGCCCGGAGCTGGCGCGCCAGGTCCGCGACGCCCGGCGCCACGGCGGTGA
- a CDS encoding inositol monophosphatase encodes MSDQQTLALMRIVAEALARAGGRLALAQLAERRDLAVEAKGPQDFVTAVDKAVETLIRGRLREIFPDHAVLGEEFGLDRQGARIVWGLDPIDGTANFMRGRPIWCVSIGATVDGKPALGVIYDPVHDELYSAVAGQGATRNGTPIAVNAAARPEAAVIGVGYAPGRKVDAHVRQIDHLLSHGAEYRRIGSSALLLAYTADGRVDGFSAAPINAWDVLAGLVLVREAGGVTDDFIESGAQSGPVTAVAPGVADLARQLRALV; translated from the coding sequence GTGAGCGACCAACAGACCCTCGCCCTGATGCGGATCGTGGCCGAGGCCCTGGCCCGGGCCGGCGGCCGCCTGGCCCTGGCCCAGTTGGCCGAGCGCCGGGACCTCGCGGTCGAGGCCAAGGGGCCGCAGGATTTCGTCACCGCGGTCGACAAGGCGGTCGAGACCCTGATCCGCGGCCGGCTGCGCGAGATCTTCCCCGACCACGCCGTGCTGGGGGAGGAGTTCGGGCTGGACCGGCAGGGCGCCCGCATCGTCTGGGGGCTGGACCCGATCGACGGCACCGCGAACTTCATGCGCGGTCGGCCGATCTGGTGCGTCTCGATCGGTGCCACCGTCGACGGCAAGCCGGCGCTGGGCGTGATCTACGACCCGGTGCATGACGAGCTGTACAGCGCCGTGGCGGGGCAGGGGGCCACCCGCAACGGCACGCCGATCGCGGTCAACGCCGCCGCCCGGCCGGAGGCGGCGGTGATCGGTGTCGGCTATGCGCCGGGCCGGAAGGTCGACGCGCATGTCCGCCAGATCGACCACCTCCTGTCGCACGGCGCGGAGTACCGGCGGATCGGCTCCTCGGCCCTGCTGCTGGCCTATACGGCCGACGGCCGGGTCGACGGCTTCTCCGCCGCCCCCATCAACGCCTGGGACGTGCTGGCCGGGCTGGTGCTGGTGCGCGAGGCGGGCGGCGTCACCGACGATTTCATCGAGAGCGGGGCGCAGAGCGGCCCGGTCACCGCCGTGGCGCCGGGCGTCGCGGACCTGGCGCGCCAGCTCCGGGCGCTGGTTTGA
- a CDS encoding antibiotic biosynthesis monooxygenase — translation MIVRIWRGYAASSNPSAYPEHFRGAVLPALRGIAGFRGASLLRRDRPDEIEFMVLTRWESLDAIRAFAGDDPEQAVVEPAAVAALTRFDGRVHHYTVVEEGPGPG, via the coding sequence ATGATCGTCCGAATCTGGCGCGGCTATGCCGCCTCGTCCAACCCGTCGGCCTATCCCGAGCATTTCCGCGGCGCGGTGCTGCCGGCGCTGCGCGGCATCGCCGGCTTCCGGGGCGCCTCGCTGCTGCGCCGGGACCGGCCGGACGAGATCGAGTTCATGGTGCTGACGCGCTGGGAGTCGTTGGACGCGATCCGCGCCTTCGCCGGCGACGATCCGGAGCAGGCGGTGGTCGAGCCGGCCGCCGTCGCGGCGCTGACCCGGTTCGATGGCAGGGTCCACCACTACACGGTTGTCGAGGAGGGGCCGGGTCCCGGATGA
- a CDS encoding GntR family transcriptional regulator: MAGRRRAQEAETLPRSIPLSGEGPIGRQVYEGLRQAIITGLLPPGTALSEKDGSEMFGVSRQPVREAFIKLVEAGLLQVLPQRGTRVRKISRRQVEQGRFIREAVEAAVVRLAAESIDDRALRRLEGNLEAQRDAARRHDHAGFLALDEGFHRLIIEAIDCLPAWSTIEHMKAQMDRVRYLSLPDVSPLEMLISQHEEIVAGLRAHDPDAAEAAMRRHLREILSSLGPIAQRRPELFELDG; the protein is encoded by the coding sequence ATGGCCGGACGACGAAGGGCGCAGGAGGCCGAGACCCTGCCGCGAAGCATCCCGCTCAGCGGCGAGGGGCCGATCGGCCGGCAGGTCTATGAGGGGCTGCGCCAGGCGATCATCACCGGCCTGCTGCCGCCCGGCACGGCGCTGTCCGAGAAGGACGGGTCGGAGATGTTCGGCGTGTCGCGCCAGCCGGTGCGCGAGGCCTTCATCAAGCTGGTCGAGGCCGGGCTGCTGCAGGTGCTGCCGCAGCGGGGCACCCGGGTGCGCAAGATCTCGAGGCGGCAGGTCGAACAGGGCCGCTTCATCCGCGAGGCGGTGGAGGCCGCGGTGGTCCGGCTTGCCGCCGAGAGCATCGACGACCGCGCCCTGCGGCGGCTGGAGGGCAACCTGGAAGCCCAGCGCGATGCCGCCCGGCGGCACGACCATGCCGGCTTCCTGGCGCTGGACGAAGGCTTCCACCGCCTGATCATCGAGGCGATCGACTGCCTGCCGGCCTGGAGCACGATCGAGCACATGAAGGCGCAGATGGACCGGGTGCGCTATCTCAGCCTGCCCGACGTCTCGCCGCTGGAGATGCTGATTTCGCAGCATGAGGAGATCGTGGCCGGGCTGCGGGCGCACGACCCCGACGCCGCCGAGGCGGCGATGCGCCGGCACCTGCGCGAGATCCTGTCGTCGCTCGGCCCGATCGCGCAGCGGCGGCCGGAGCTGTTCGAGCTGGATGGCTGA
- the manD gene encoding D-mannonate dehydratase ManD — MKIVRADVIVTCPGRNFVTLKLVTDEGVHGIGDATLNGRELAVASYLRDHVCPLLVGRDPHRIEDIWQYLYKGAYWRRGPVTMSAIAAVDMALWDIKAKVAGLPLYQLLGGASREGVMVYSHATGRDIPEALDRFAAYQEKGYKAIRVQCGVPGMASVYGVSKGGDAYEPATKGWPEEQPWSTEKYLNFVPELFEAVRATFGFDTHLLHDIHHRLTPIEAARLGKAVEPYALFWLEDPTPAENQEGFRLIRQHTTTPIAVGEVLNSIWDCKLLIEEQLIDYIRTTLTHAGGITHLRRIADFAALHHVRTGCHGPSDLSPVCMGAALHFDLWVPNFGVQEYMGYPEPALEVFPHAWSFQDGYMHPGEAPGHGVDIDEDLAARFPYEPAYLPVARLEDGTLTSW, encoded by the coding sequence ATGAAGATCGTCCGCGCCGATGTCATCGTCACCTGCCCCGGGCGCAACTTCGTCACGCTGAAGCTGGTCACGGACGAGGGCGTCCACGGCATCGGCGACGCCACGCTAAACGGGCGCGAGCTGGCGGTGGCCAGCTATCTCCGCGACCATGTCTGCCCTCTCCTGGTCGGGCGCGACCCGCACCGCATCGAGGACATCTGGCAGTACCTGTACAAGGGCGCCTATTGGCGCCGCGGCCCGGTGACGATGAGCGCGATCGCCGCCGTCGACATGGCGCTGTGGGACATCAAGGCGAAGGTCGCCGGGCTGCCGCTGTACCAGCTGCTGGGCGGCGCCTCGCGCGAGGGCGTGATGGTCTACAGCCACGCCACCGGCCGCGACATTCCGGAGGCGCTGGACCGCTTCGCCGCCTATCAGGAGAAGGGCTACAAGGCGATCCGCGTGCAGTGCGGCGTGCCCGGCATGGCCTCGGTCTACGGCGTCAGCAAGGGCGGCGACGCCTATGAGCCGGCGACCAAGGGCTGGCCCGAGGAGCAGCCCTGGTCGACCGAGAAGTACCTGAACTTCGTGCCCGAGCTGTTCGAGGCGGTGCGTGCGACCTTCGGCTTCGACACCCATCTGCTGCACGACATCCACCACCGGCTGACGCCGATCGAGGCGGCGCGGCTGGGCAAGGCGGTCGAGCCCTACGCCCTGTTCTGGCTGGAGGACCCGACCCCGGCGGAGAACCAGGAAGGCTTCCGGCTGATCCGGCAGCACACCACCACCCCGATAGCGGTCGGCGAGGTGCTGAACAGCATCTGGGATTGCAAGCTGCTGATCGAGGAGCAGCTGATCGACTACATCCGCACCACGCTGACCCATGCCGGCGGCATCACCCATCTGCGCCGGATCGCCGATTTCGCCGCCCTGCACCATGTGCGCACCGGCTGCCACGGCCCGTCGGACCTGTCGCCGGTGTGCATGGGCGCGGCGCTGCATTTCGACCTGTGGGTGCCGAATTTCGGCGTCCAGGAATACATGGGCTATCCCGAGCCGGCGCTGGAGGTGTTCCCGCACGCCTGGTCGTTCCAGGACGGATACATGCATCCCGGCGAGGCGCCCGGCCACGGCGTCGACATCGACGAGGATCTCGCCGCCCGCTTCCCCTACGAGCCGGCCTATCTGCCGGTGGCGCGGCTCGAGGACGGCACGCTGACCAGCTGGTGA
- a CDS encoding MFS transporter: MEGQQNTTSPAMMRRIAIASCIGTTVEWYDFFIYATASALVFNKLFFTSIDPLAGSLAALGTYAAGFFTRPLGGLLFGAIGDRYGRKQALVITLLIVGIATFVIGLMPTYAEIGIWAPLALLFIRLLHGFGIGGEQGNAILIMCEHAPSRARGFFGSWVQIGAPAGFVLPLGIFALLTSTLSEEAFLSWGWRIPFLLSILLVGIGMYIRLQLTESPLFLEMRKRRAEDAHPLVEVVRSQPRELILGCGSKLAESIAFTSFAVLIAAYATSRGIDRPTMTTAMLIAILLELVTLPLFGALSDRIGRKSVYLFGAAVVLVATFPVFGLVYARMDGLVWLGLIAALAIGHSAMYGPQAAFYSELFPTKVRASGVSFVQQIGALIGSAGTLAAGWLLEIGDGTPWYLCAYIALGCVITLLCARALPETAPRLSRTGDLIGGPAAAHS; encoded by the coding sequence ATGGAAGGGCAGCAGAACACCACGTCACCGGCGATGATGCGGCGGATCGCGATCGCGTCCTGCATCGGCACGACGGTCGAGTGGTACGATTTCTTCATCTACGCCACCGCCTCGGCGCTTGTGTTCAACAAGCTGTTTTTCACCAGCATCGATCCGTTGGCAGGGTCCCTGGCGGCGCTCGGCACCTATGCCGCCGGCTTCTTCACCCGGCCGCTGGGCGGCCTCTTGTTCGGCGCCATCGGCGACCGCTACGGCCGCAAGCAGGCGCTGGTCATCACCCTGCTGATCGTCGGCATCGCCACCTTCGTCATCGGGCTGATGCCGACCTATGCCGAGATCGGCATCTGGGCGCCGCTGGCCCTGCTGTTCATCCGCCTGCTGCACGGCTTCGGCATCGGCGGCGAGCAGGGCAACGCCATCCTGATCATGTGCGAGCACGCGCCGTCGCGCGCCCGCGGCTTCTTCGGATCCTGGGTGCAGATCGGCGCGCCGGCCGGCTTCGTGCTGCCGCTCGGCATCTTCGCGCTCTTGACCTCGACCCTGTCGGAGGAGGCATTCCTGAGCTGGGGCTGGCGCATCCCCTTCCTGCTCAGCATCCTGCTGGTCGGCATTGGCATGTACATCCGCCTGCAGCTGACCGAATCGCCGCTGTTCCTGGAGATGCGGAAGCGCCGGGCCGAGGATGCGCATCCGCTGGTCGAGGTGGTGCGCAGCCAGCCGCGGGAGCTGATCCTGGGCTGCGGCAGCAAGCTGGCCGAGAGCATCGCCTTCACCAGCTTCGCCGTGCTGATCGCCGCCTACGCCACCAGCCGCGGCATCGACCGGCCGACCATGACCACGGCGATGCTGATCGCCATCCTGCTGGAGCTGGTGACCCTGCCGCTGTTCGGCGCGCTGTCGGACCGGATCGGCCGCAAGTCGGTCTACCTGTTCGGCGCCGCCGTCGTCCTCGTCGCGACCTTCCCCGTTTTCGGCCTGGTCTATGCCCGGATGGACGGGCTGGTCTGGCTGGGCCTGATCGCCGCGCTCGCCATCGGCCACAGCGCCATGTACGGACCGCAGGCGGCGTTCTATTCCGAGCTGTTCCCGACCAAGGTGCGGGCCAGCGGCGTGTCCTTCGTGCAGCAGATCGGCGCGCTGATCGGGTCTGCCGGCACGCTGGCGGCGGGCTGGCTGCTGGAGATCGGCGACGGCACGCCCTGGTATCTGTGCGCCTATATCGCCCTGGGCTGCGTCATCACCCTGCTCTGCGCCCGGGCGCTGCCCGAGACGGCGCCACGCCTGTCCCGCACCGGGGACCTGATCGGCGGCCCCGCCGCCGCCCATTCCTGA
- a CDS encoding L-idonate 5-dehydrogenase, which produces MFAAVLHQAKDLRIEDREPPSVAPGEVKVRFRAGGICGSDLAYYSKGKTGDFYLREPLILGHEMAGEVAEVAPDVEGLSVGQPVAVNPSRACGRCEYCMAGLENQCLNMRFLGSASIFPHMQGAFREYLTVPARQCVPVPEHVSFAEASMAEPLAVSLHAVRRAGPILGEDVLIVGCGPIGALVLLVARQAGARRITVVDLAEKARETALGLGADEAVDARDEERIAAWSRNRGRFGVTIEASGAPAGLDTALRAARARGRVVQLGNLPSGQSPVSANLVMAKELEYRGSFRFAEEYALAVEMIAGRRIDLTPLMTHRFPVRNADQAFQVALDRNQSMKVHLLDL; this is translated from the coding sequence ATGTTCGCCGCCGTGCTGCACCAGGCCAAGGATCTGCGGATCGAGGATCGCGAGCCGCCGAGCGTCGCCCCCGGCGAGGTCAAGGTGCGGTTCCGCGCCGGCGGCATCTGCGGTTCCGACCTTGCCTACTACTCCAAGGGCAAGACCGGCGACTTCTATCTGCGCGAGCCGCTGATCCTCGGCCACGAGATGGCCGGCGAGGTCGCCGAGGTGGCGCCGGACGTCGAGGGCCTGTCGGTCGGCCAGCCGGTCGCGGTGAACCCGAGCCGGGCCTGCGGCCGCTGCGAGTACTGCATGGCCGGGCTGGAGAACCAGTGCCTGAACATGCGGTTCCTGGGCAGCGCCTCGATCTTCCCGCACATGCAGGGCGCCTTCCGCGAATACCTGACCGTGCCGGCCCGGCAATGCGTCCCGGTGCCGGAGCATGTCAGCTTCGCCGAGGCCTCGATGGCCGAGCCGCTGGCGGTGTCGCTGCACGCCGTGCGCCGCGCCGGCCCGATCCTGGGCGAGGACGTGCTGATCGTCGGCTGCGGCCCGATCGGCGCCCTGGTGCTGCTGGTCGCCCGCCAGGCCGGCGCCCGCCGCATCACCGTGGTCGACCTGGCCGAGAAGGCGCGCGAGACGGCGCTGGGCCTGGGCGCCGACGAGGCGGTCGATGCCCGGGACGAGGAGCGGATCGCGGCCTGGAGCCGGAACCGCGGCCGCTTCGGCGTGACGATCGAGGCCTCGGGCGCCCCGGCCGGCCTCGACACTGCGTTGCGCGCCGCCCGCGCCCGCGGCCGGGTGGTCCAGCTCGGCAACCTGCCGAGCGGCCAGTCGCCGGTCTCGGCCAACCTGGTGATGGCGAAGGAGCTGGAGTATCGCGGCTCCTTCCGCTTCGCCGAGGAATACGCGCTGGCGGTGGAGATGATCGCCGGCCGGCGGATCGACCTGACGCCGCTGATGACCCACCGCTTCCCGGTCCGCAACGCGGACCAGGCCTTCCAGGTCGCCCTCGACCGCAACCAGTCGATGAAGGTCCATCTCCTGGACCTCTGA
- a CDS encoding MFS transporter — protein MFRSVRWLIVGLLFIAGMINYLDRSALSIAAPLIQQDLGLDHAQMGVIFSSFFAGYAVFNFIGGWLSDRIGPKAVFSGAMGLWSLFCGLTAVATGFVSMIVLRVLFGVGEGPLSSTMSKTVSNWFPRREAATAIGIVNSGTPLGGAVAGPIVGYLALAFGWRLAFVIIMLLGFVWLVFWLRMSTDRPSQHPRISDAERRLIEEGQAQIDPAAQLPAQGLGFYLRQPIVLATAFAFFTYNYVLFFFLTWFPSYLTEVHKLGIKDMSLATVIPWVLGFLGLALGGFVSDRIFRLTGRALLSRKLVLIGGLGVAAVGVALAGDVADVSSAVALMSVSIFGLYLTGSIYWAVIQDAVRGENVGGVGGFIHFLANLAGIIGPAVTGFIVQATGGVYTSAFVLAGGLAVLGALASLVFIREPRGRAAGVAAAE, from the coding sequence ATGTTCAGAAGCGTTCGCTGGCTGATCGTCGGCCTGCTGTTCATCGCCGGCATGATCAACTATCTCGACCGCTCGGCGCTGTCGATCGCGGCGCCGCTGATCCAGCAGGATCTCGGCCTGGACCACGCCCAGATGGGCGTGATCTTCAGCAGCTTCTTCGCCGGATACGCCGTGTTCAACTTCATCGGCGGCTGGCTGTCGGACCGGATCGGGCCGAAGGCCGTCTTCAGCGGCGCCATGGGGCTGTGGTCGCTGTTCTGCGGCCTGACCGCGGTCGCCACCGGCTTCGTCTCGATGATCGTGCTGCGCGTGCTGTTCGGCGTCGGCGAAGGGCCGCTGAGCTCGACCATGAGCAAGACGGTCAGCAACTGGTTCCCGCGGCGCGAGGCGGCGACGGCGATCGGCATCGTCAATTCCGGCACGCCCCTGGGCGGCGCCGTGGCCGGCCCGATCGTCGGCTATCTGGCGCTGGCCTTCGGCTGGCGGCTGGCCTTCGTCATCATCATGCTGCTCGGCTTCGTCTGGCTGGTGTTCTGGCTGCGGATGTCGACCGACCGCCCCAGCCAGCATCCGCGCATCAGCGACGCCGAGCGCCGGCTGATCGAGGAGGGCCAGGCGCAGATCGATCCGGCAGCGCAGCTGCCGGCGCAGGGGCTGGGCTTCTACCTGCGCCAGCCGATCGTGCTGGCCACCGCCTTCGCCTTCTTCACCTACAACTACGTGCTGTTCTTCTTCCTGACCTGGTTCCCGAGCTACCTGACCGAGGTGCACAAGCTCGGCATCAAGGACATGAGCCTGGCCACGGTGATCCCCTGGGTGCTGGGCTTCCTGGGCCTGGCGCTGGGCGGCTTCGTCTCAGACCGCATCTTCCGGCTGACCGGCCGGGCGCTGCTGTCGCGCAAGCTGGTGCTGATCGGCGGGCTCGGCGTCGCCGCGGTGGGCGTCGCCCTGGCCGGCGACGTGGCCGATGTCAGCAGCGCGGTGGCGCTGATGTCGGTGTCGATCTTCGGCCTCTACCTCACCGGGTCGATCTACTGGGCGGTGATCCAGGACGCGGTGCGCGGCGAGAATGTCGGCGGCGTCGGCGGCTTCATCCACTTCCTGGCCAATCTCGCCGGCATCATCGGCCCGGCGGTGACCGGCTTCATCGTCCAGGCCACCGGCGGCGTCTACACCAGCGCCTTCGTGCTGGCCGGCGGTCTGGCCGTGCTCGGCGCCCTGGCGTCGCTGGTCTTCATCCGCGAGCCGCGCGGCCGGGCGGCCGGAGTCGCGGCGGCCGAGTAG